A genome region from Arachis duranensis cultivar V14167 chromosome 6, aradu.V14167.gnm2.J7QH, whole genome shotgun sequence includes the following:
- the LOC107491992 gene encoding GDSL esterase/lipase At5g18430: protein MMAFPFPFPSSSFIIMTCLVVIFLVAGSEAAKSNNKARAFFVFGDSLVDSGNNNYLVTTARADSPPYGIDYPTGRPTGRFSNGLNIPDLISQQLGAESVLPYLSPELRGEKLLNGANFASAGIGILNDTGAQFLNIIRMYRQLDYFGEYQRRVSAQIGAARTKTLVNQALVLITVGGNDFVNNYYLVPYSARSRQYSLPDYVKFLIIEYRKLLQRLYDLGARRVLVTGTGPLGCVPAELAMRGTNGGCSAELQRAASLYNPQLVHMIQGLNKKIGKDVFIAANTGEMHNNFVNNPKAFGFTTSQIACCGQGPYNGIGLCTSISNLCPNRNLYAFWDPFHPSEKANKLIVQQIMSGSTKYMNPMNLSTVLALDSTSTT, encoded by the exons ATGATGGCATTCCCATTCCCATTCCCATCAAGTAGTTTTATTATTATGACATGTTTGGTTGTGATTTTCTTAGTGGCGGGAAGTGAGGCGGCTAAGTCTAATAATAAGGCGAGGGCTTTCTTTGTATTTGGAGACTCACTTGTTGATAGTGGCAACAACAACTATTTAGTCACAACTGCAAGAGCTGATTCCCCTCCTTATGGTATTGACTATCCAACTGGCAGACCAACTGGCCGTTTCTCCAACGGCCTCAACATTCCTGACCTTATTA GTCAACAACTTGGCGCAGAGTCGGTGTTGCCGTACTTAAGTCCAGAGCTAAGGGGAGAGAAGCTTCTAAATGGTGCCAATTTTGCTTCCGCTGGAATTGGCATCCTTAATGACACTGGAGCTCAGTTT ttaaatataattagaatgtatagacaattggattattttggAGAATACCAGCGACGAGTGAGTGCACAAATTGGAGCAGCACGAACTAAGACACTGGTGAATCAAGCATTGGTCTTAATCACTGTTGGTGGTAACGATTTTGTAAACAATTACTACTTGGTACCTTATTCTGCAAGGTCTCGCCAATATTCCCTTCCAGATTATGTCAAATTTCTCATTATAGAATACAGGAAACTCTTGCAG AGACTATATGATCTAGGAGCACGTAGAGTACTTGTGACAGGAACTGGACCATTAGGTTGCGTGCCAGCAGAACTAGCCATGCGTGGAACAAATGGGGGATGTTCTGCTGAACTTCAACGTGCTGCATCATTGTACAACCCTCAGCTAGTACATATGATCCAAGGACTCAACAAAAAAATTGGCAAAGATGTTTTCATTGCTGCTAATACCGGAGAAATGCACAATAATTTCGTTAATAACCCCAAAGCTTTTG GGTTTACGACATCACAAATTGCTTGTTGTGGGCAAGGACCATACAATGGGATTGGGCTGTGCACATCAATTTCTAACCTATGTCCAAATAGAaacttgtatgctttttggGATCCATTCCATCCATCTGAAAAGGCCAACAAACTAATTGTGCAACAAATTATGTCTGGTTCTACAAAATACATGAACCCCATGAATCTCAGCACAGTCCTGGCTTTGGATTCTACTTCTACCACATGA